In Arthrobacter sp. CDRTa11, one DNA window encodes the following:
- a CDS encoding cation diffusion facilitator family transporter, producing MGHDHSHTHGITATGRHRKRLVAVLAITLAVVLVQVAGAALSGSLALLADAGHMLSDAAGVTIALLASWIAGRPASDLRTYGYQRAEVLAALANALILIVISVIIFTEAIRRFGSAPEVQTDIMLGAAILGALANLVSLLILRGAHQDSLNVRGAYLEVLGDLLGSLAVIVAAVVILTTGYHAADTIASVLIALMILPRAWSLLRDVVDVLLEASPKGVEVQMIREHILSVEGVVDVHDIHIWTITSGVPVFSAHVVLEDGVLTARGADQVLDKLITCLGSHFDTEHCTFQLEPASHLEHEAHQHA from the coding sequence ATGGGACACGACCACAGCCATACGCATGGGATCACGGCCACGGGCCGGCACCGCAAGCGCCTTGTAGCCGTTTTGGCCATCACACTGGCTGTGGTCCTGGTCCAGGTGGCAGGGGCGGCGCTCTCCGGGTCCCTGGCCCTCCTGGCTGACGCAGGCCACATGCTGTCCGACGCTGCGGGCGTCACCATTGCGCTTCTCGCGTCGTGGATTGCGGGCCGTCCGGCCAGCGACTTGAGAACGTACGGTTACCAGCGGGCCGAGGTCCTGGCGGCGCTGGCCAACGCCCTGATCCTGATCGTCATCTCCGTGATCATCTTCACCGAGGCGATCCGGCGTTTCGGATCTGCTCCCGAGGTACAAACGGACATCATGCTGGGGGCTGCCATCCTGGGAGCGCTGGCCAATCTGGTGTCCCTGCTGATCCTGCGGGGTGCACACCAAGACAGCCTGAACGTCCGGGGAGCCTACCTGGAAGTACTGGGCGACCTGCTGGGGTCCTTGGCAGTCATTGTGGCCGCAGTGGTGATCCTGACCACGGGTTACCACGCCGCTGACACCATTGCCTCCGTGCTCATTGCCCTGATGATCCTGCCGCGCGCCTGGAGCCTGCTCCGCGATGTGGTGGATGTCCTGCTTGAAGCGAGCCCCAAGGGTGTGGAGGTTCAGATGATCCGCGAGCACATCCTGTCCGTTGAGGGCGTGGTGGACGTTCACGACATCCACATCTGGACCATCACCTCCGGGGTACCGGTGTTCTCCGCCCACGTGGTTCTTGAGGATGGAGTGCTCACTGCCCGCGGCGCCGACCAGGTGCTGGACAAGCTCATCACCTGCCTTGGCTCCCACTTCGACACCGAGCACTGCACGTTCCAGCTTGAGCCCGCCAGCCACCTTGAACACGAGGCGCATCAGCACGCCTAA
- a CDS encoding ABC transporter ATP-binding protein translates to MTGSGAAAVTGVQENGTSGLTIETKGLSKRFGHQLAVDSVDLAVPHGSVFGFLGPNGSGKTTTIRMMLGLAAASAGTVSVLGLEMPGRLHDVLPRVGALVEGPAFYPFLSGAANLHRLDAASRHAAPATRKARVQNALERVGLAHAAGKRVHAYSLGMKQRLGIANALLSPRELLVLDEPTNGLDPQGTREVRSLVRSLAADGATVFVSSHLLAEVEQICTHAAIMSAGRLVAQGPLAELRQAGETRIRLITPDAGAASDVLRRLGMDPAQGTPAPEGDVVTAVAAVSPEAAGSNGTAPENVVARLVEAGVRVRGFSVERESLEDRFVALTGEGFDVAQ, encoded by the coding sequence GTGACGGGCTCCGGCGCCGCCGCTGTGACGGGCGTTCAGGAGAACGGGACGTCGGGACTGACCATTGAAACTAAGGGCCTGAGTAAGAGGTTCGGCCACCAATTGGCCGTTGATTCGGTGGATCTGGCGGTGCCGCACGGCTCGGTGTTTGGGTTCCTGGGGCCCAACGGGTCAGGAAAGACCACCACCATCCGCATGATGCTGGGCCTTGCGGCGGCCTCGGCCGGTACAGTCAGCGTGCTTGGCCTGGAGATGCCGGGCCGCCTCCACGACGTCCTTCCGCGAGTAGGCGCACTCGTGGAAGGCCCTGCTTTTTATCCCTTCCTGTCAGGTGCCGCCAATCTTCACAGGCTTGACGCCGCCAGCCGGCATGCTGCGCCGGCCACGCGTAAAGCGAGGGTCCAGAATGCCTTGGAGCGGGTGGGCCTGGCCCACGCGGCCGGGAAAAGGGTGCACGCCTATTCATTGGGCATGAAGCAGCGGCTGGGCATCGCCAACGCCTTGCTGTCCCCGCGGGAACTCCTAGTCCTGGACGAGCCCACTAACGGGCTGGATCCACAAGGCACCCGGGAGGTCAGAAGCCTGGTCCGTTCCCTCGCTGCCGACGGCGCCACCGTGTTCGTGTCCAGCCACCTGCTCGCAGAGGTGGAGCAGATCTGCACCCACGCGGCCATCATGAGCGCAGGGCGGCTGGTGGCCCAGGGGCCCCTGGCGGAGCTCCGCCAGGCTGGTGAAACACGGATCCGCCTCATAACGCCCGACGCCGGAGCAGCCTCTGATGTCCTGCGCCGGCTGGGAATGGATCCTGCTCAGGGGACGCCGGCGCCCGAAGGCGACGTGGTGACCGCCGTGGCCGCCGTTTCCCCAGAAGCCGCGGGGTCAAACGGCACGGCGCCGGAGAATGTTGTGGCGCGCCTGGTGGAGGCAGGTGTCAGGGTCCGCGGATTTTCGGTGGAGCGGGAGAGCCTGGAGGACCGGTTCGTGGCCTTGACGGGGGAGGGGTTCGACGTTGCCCAGTAG
- a CDS encoding NAD(P)-binding protein produces MPLIGGTEQTTTVIIGTGLSGLAVAAELRRRGVDSIVVDGLDILGAGQPANTASLQRCDAADSDSLRERNEILRHLRNYAASHNMDVRSTIRAVKLTMVHGPQDNPATDGRSRQWEVHTPNGILVAEHIVLTRCAHSQLRRMLSDFGITVGHNLIAAMRAIGIYLVGVGELITPSPKEVLRQAKTVGQAISSKVYPESAPTILTGSFAIVPG; encoded by the coding sequence ATGCCTTTGATTGGCGGGACCGAACAGACCACCACTGTGATCATTGGCACGGGCCTTTCCGGCCTGGCCGTGGCCGCAGAGCTGCGCCGGCGGGGCGTGGACTCCATCGTTGTGGACGGACTCGACATCCTGGGCGCCGGGCAGCCGGCCAACACAGCTTCGCTGCAGCGCTGTGATGCTGCAGACTCCGATTCCCTGCGGGAACGGAACGAAATCCTTCGGCACCTGCGCAACTACGCGGCCAGCCACAACATGGACGTCCGCAGCACCATCCGCGCGGTCAAGCTGACCATGGTGCACGGCCCGCAGGACAACCCGGCCACGGATGGCCGCTCGCGGCAGTGGGAGGTCCACACTCCCAACGGCATCCTGGTGGCTGAACACATTGTGCTGACCCGGTGCGCGCACAGCCAGCTGCGGCGCATGCTGAGCGACTTCGGCATCACTGTGGGGCACAACCTGATTGCCGCGATGCGCGCCATCGGCATCTATCTGGTGGGCGTAGGCGAGCTCATTACGCCCTCTCCCAAGGAAGTGCTGCGCCAGGCCAAAACGGTGGGCCAGGCTATCTCGTCCAAGGTCTATCCGGAGAGCGCTCCCACC
- a CDS encoding PEP/pyruvate-binding domain-containing protein codes for MPDITGAAPRGSQAATREVRQPESGAPDGKLVLDLRQVHAGLVPLVGGKAANLGELITGGLPVPDGFCLTTDAYRLATMPSPAKGSGPATESGSATESAHRGVESLDDVLGALRSTDPASLAELADLAGRARQIIGRVSIPAEVAAAVTQAYAELGEDVPVAVRSSATAEDLPSASFAGQQDTYLNVVGADAVLTAVRDCWASLWTDRAVSYRASRGIDPASVALAAVVQKMVDAAAAGVMFTANPVTGRRQQTVIDASPGLGEAVVSGAVNPDHYVVDPLEGRVLERRVGDKRLMVRPLPGGGTESVQLPDSGAPCLTYGQAAELAALGLRVEGLFGSPQDIEWAIDHAGRLWLTQSRPITTLYPVPERATAAAGARVYLCFSLAQGLTRPITPMGLAAVRLIASSVARAAKFDVTEPHRGPSPYAEAGQRIYFDLTTVARSTTGRRIVPRVFDVMEARSAVLLRRVFEDPRFSVTRRTPLGLLRHVVPAAAHARAPETLLRALFRPQAALRRLNRFTREFNDSLQLNRDATPAERLDHAERLLGTRLFTIVPAVLPLPALGFAMLAVAGKLLGGANSGWDQLQQVLRGLPNNVTTEMDLELWRLATVIRDDAESAAAVRGLEPAALASQFGAGQLPAVLQAGLVRFLGRYGHRAVAEIDVGMPRWSDVPTHILGVLANYLRLDDPGMAPDVQFAKAEEEADAHVARLVSLARNRGRLRGAMVQAALRRTRLFAGLRELPKNQIVMGLAEVRTQLQQVGAALAAAGAIADPEDIFFLDFEEAREGLGQGAGSNSAGSPSTGNTDLRELVQARKEAYERELERRHVPRLLLSDGTEPEALPGPDVLPGSQQTPGTLSGSPASAGTATAAARVILDPIGAHLEPGEILVAPSTDPGWTPLFLTAGGLVMEMGGPNSHGAVVAREYGIPAVVGVADATIRISTGQRITVDGGAGTVVPE; via the coding sequence ATGCCGGATATCACTGGTGCAGCACCTCGCGGTTCCCAGGCAGCAACCAGGGAAGTGCGGCAGCCGGAGAGCGGAGCGCCGGACGGAAAGCTCGTTCTGGACCTCAGGCAGGTCCATGCCGGACTGGTGCCCCTGGTGGGCGGCAAGGCAGCCAACCTCGGCGAGCTGATAACCGGCGGCTTGCCTGTCCCGGACGGCTTCTGCCTGACCACCGACGCCTACCGGCTGGCAACCATGCCCTCGCCGGCCAAAGGATCCGGGCCAGCCACGGAATCCGGATCAGCCACGGAATCCGCGCACCGTGGAGTGGAAAGCCTTGACGACGTCCTCGGCGCACTGAGGTCCACGGACCCGGCGAGCCTAGCGGAGTTGGCGGACCTGGCCGGCAGGGCGCGGCAGATCATCGGACGGGTAAGTATTCCGGCCGAGGTGGCTGCAGCGGTGACCCAGGCCTACGCGGAACTGGGGGAGGACGTCCCGGTGGCCGTCAGGTCCTCGGCCACAGCAGAAGACCTTCCGTCCGCCAGCTTTGCCGGCCAGCAGGACACGTACCTCAACGTGGTGGGGGCCGACGCCGTCCTGACGGCCGTGCGCGACTGCTGGGCTTCGCTCTGGACCGACAGGGCTGTCAGCTACCGGGCCAGCAGGGGGATCGACCCCGCATCCGTGGCGCTCGCCGCCGTCGTCCAAAAAATGGTGGACGCCGCTGCCGCTGGTGTGATGTTCACGGCCAATCCAGTCACCGGGCGGCGGCAGCAGACCGTCATCGATGCCAGCCCGGGTCTGGGGGAAGCTGTGGTGTCCGGTGCCGTTAACCCGGACCACTATGTGGTGGATCCGCTGGAGGGAAGGGTGTTGGAGCGTCGGGTCGGGGATAAACGGTTGATGGTCAGGCCACTGCCCGGTGGCGGGACAGAGAGCGTGCAGTTGCCGGACTCCGGCGCTCCCTGCCTCACCTACGGACAGGCGGCCGAGCTGGCTGCCCTTGGCCTGCGCGTGGAGGGGCTTTTCGGTTCGCCGCAGGACATCGAATGGGCCATCGATCACGCCGGCCGGCTGTGGCTGACCCAGTCACGGCCCATCACCACCCTGTACCCGGTGCCGGAGCGGGCCACCGCCGCCGCGGGTGCGCGCGTCTATCTCTGCTTCAGCCTGGCCCAGGGCCTCACCCGCCCTATCACCCCCATGGGCTTGGCGGCCGTCCGGCTCATTGCCTCCTCCGTGGCGCGGGCAGCGAAATTCGACGTGACGGAGCCGCACCGCGGGCCATCCCCGTACGCGGAAGCCGGCCAGCGCATCTACTTCGACCTGACAACGGTGGCCCGGAGCACCACCGGCCGGCGAATTGTTCCCCGGGTCTTCGACGTGATGGAAGCCCGTTCCGCGGTGCTGCTGCGCCGGGTCTTCGAGGACCCCAGGTTTTCGGTGACCCGCAGGACACCGTTAGGCCTGCTGCGCCATGTTGTGCCTGCGGCGGCGCATGCCCGCGCTCCTGAAACCCTGCTCCGTGCCCTGTTCCGGCCGCAGGCGGCGCTCCGGCGGCTGAACCGGTTTACCCGTGAGTTCAATGACTCGCTGCAGCTCAACCGTGATGCCACCCCGGCGGAACGCCTGGACCATGCCGAGCGGCTCCTTGGCACGCGCCTTTTCACGATTGTGCCGGCCGTCCTTCCGCTGCCCGCACTGGGATTCGCCATGCTGGCCGTGGCAGGGAAACTGCTGGGCGGCGCAAACAGCGGATGGGACCAGCTCCAGCAGGTGCTCCGCGGGCTGCCCAACAACGTGACCACCGAGATGGACCTGGAACTGTGGCGGCTCGCCACCGTCATCAGGGACGACGCCGAATCCGCTGCTGCCGTAAGAGGGCTGGAACCGGCGGCCTTGGCCAGCCAGTTCGGCGCGGGGCAGCTCCCGGCAGTCCTGCAGGCGGGGCTGGTACGTTTCCTGGGCCGTTACGGGCACCGCGCCGTGGCCGAGATCGACGTCGGGATGCCCCGCTGGTCCGATGTTCCCACGCACATCCTTGGAGTCCTGGCCAACTACCTTCGCCTCGATGACCCAGGCATGGCTCCGGATGTTCAGTTCGCCAAGGCGGAAGAAGAAGCAGACGCGCACGTGGCACGCCTCGTGTCCCTGGCGCGCAACCGCGGACGCCTCCGCGGTGCCATGGTGCAGGCCGCCCTGCGGCGGACCCGGCTCTTCGCCGGGCTGCGCGAGCTGCCAAAAAACCAGATCGTGATGGGCCTGGCCGAAGTACGGACGCAGCTGCAGCAGGTGGGGGCGGCCCTGGCCGCTGCCGGCGCCATCGCAGATCCGGAGGACATCTTTTTCCTTGATTTCGAGGAGGCGCGGGAAGGGCTTGGACAGGGTGCGGGAAGTAATTCGGCGGGAAGCCCTTCAACAGGGAACACTGACCTGCGCGAACTCGTCCAGGCACGGAAGGAGGCATATGAGCGTGAGCTCGAACGGCGCCATGTGCCGCGGCTGTTGCTCTCGGACGGAACTGAACCGGAGGCGCTGCCAGGCCCGGATGTGCTGCCTGGTTCACAACAGACACCCGGAACCCTTAGCGGCAGCCCCGCCTCGGCGGGAACAGCAACGGCAGCAGCGCGAGTCATCCTGGATCCGATCGGGGCGCATCTGGAACCCGGCGAGATCCTGGTGGCGCCTTCAACAGATCCCGGCTGGACCCCATTGTTCCTCACCGCCGGCGGCCTGGTCATGGAGATGGGCGGCCCCAACTCCCACGGTGCTGTGGTGGCGCGGGAGTACGGCATCCCCGCGGTGGTCGGTGTTGCAGACGCCACCATCCGGATCTCCACCGGACAGAGAATAACGGTCGACGGCGGTGCCGGGACCGTGGTGCCTGAATAA
- a CDS encoding C40 family peptidase: MGLTAPGRKAAVWCAAVVLLGTLALPAQAAPLPQAPAVQLPAAPEIPSPEDIAAAKASESATADQVAAIERILSDAATAQQATFALSLQANNSYGDALVEQQSRQSAAVAATARAQAAQHEQDKTRKEVGQLAGDLYRNGGMNPALSTFMGGGDVLQQAATLEAISASRSRAFQSAETAATTFKSLTAAADDANRAAEDAARNAEVRKEEAEQANAAQVKAVAEATAQRAVLVDQLAQLRNTTVALESARVDALDRQRDAARLAALTAAADQAAAAEAAAGRAAGPRAVAPAAPAPAAPAPAAPAPAVPGPAAPGPAAPAPAPAPAPQPPAVPAPGVPAAPAPLVPAPVAPAPVAPAPSPSPSPGGSNETAISVAMTKVGAPYFYQWGGTGPYGFDCSGLVQTAFAAAGKYLPRTAAQQYSSAPVHVPISQAQRGDLLVWGSAPNFYHVAIYLGNGQVVQALNPNEGIAVTQLSRMAGMQLHPYAARY, translated from the coding sequence ATGGGTTTGACCGCACCGGGCCGGAAGGCCGCCGTATGGTGCGCCGCCGTCGTGCTTCTGGGAACTCTCGCACTGCCGGCTCAAGCCGCTCCCCTGCCACAGGCACCCGCCGTCCAGCTTCCGGCCGCCCCGGAGATTCCCAGCCCCGAGGACATCGCCGCGGCCAAAGCCAGTGAAAGCGCGACGGCGGATCAGGTGGCGGCCATCGAGCGCATCCTGTCGGACGCAGCCACAGCCCAGCAGGCCACTTTCGCGTTGTCACTGCAGGCAAATAACTCCTATGGCGACGCCTTGGTTGAGCAGCAGTCCCGGCAGTCCGCCGCGGTGGCTGCCACGGCGAGAGCCCAGGCAGCCCAGCACGAGCAGGACAAAACGCGCAAGGAGGTGGGGCAGCTTGCCGGCGATCTTTACCGCAACGGCGGCATGAACCCGGCCCTGAGCACGTTCATGGGGGGCGGCGACGTCCTGCAGCAGGCCGCCACACTGGAGGCCATCTCGGCCAGCCGGAGCCGCGCCTTCCAGTCAGCCGAAACTGCCGCCACCACCTTCAAGTCCCTGACTGCTGCCGCCGATGATGCCAACCGGGCGGCAGAAGATGCAGCAAGGAACGCTGAAGTCCGCAAGGAGGAGGCTGAACAGGCCAACGCCGCCCAGGTGAAGGCCGTAGCGGAGGCTACGGCACAGCGGGCAGTCCTGGTGGATCAGCTGGCACAGCTGAGGAACACCACGGTTGCCTTGGAATCTGCGCGCGTTGATGCCCTGGACAGGCAGCGGGACGCGGCCAGGCTTGCCGCACTGACCGCAGCAGCGGATCAGGCCGCAGCAGCAGAGGCGGCGGCTGGTCGGGCGGCTGGTCCACGGGCTGTGGCGCCGGCTGCTCCCGCACCTGCCGCGCCGGCACCGGCAGCTCCCGCGCCTGCGGTCCCCGGCCCCGCTGCTCCCGGCCCAGCTGCTCCGGCTCCCGCTCCCGCTCCCGCTCCACAGCCTCCTGCAGTTCCAGCTCCCGGCGTTCCGGCAGCTCCCGCTCCACTAGTTCCTGCTCCCGTTGCACCCGCTCCCGTTGCGCCTGCGCCTTCGCCTTCGCCTTCGCCCGGAGGTTCCAATGAGACCGCCATCTCCGTGGCAATGACCAAGGTGGGAGCACCCTACTTCTACCAATGGGGCGGGACCGGGCCGTATGGCTTTGACTGCTCCGGCCTGGTGCAGACAGCATTCGCCGCGGCCGGCAAATACCTGCCCCGCACGGCGGCGCAGCAGTATTCCTCAGCCCCGGTGCATGTACCCATCTCGCAGGCCCAGCGAGGCGACCTGTTGGTGTGGGGCTCGGCGCCGAACTTCTATCACGTGGCAATTTACCTGGGAAACGGCCAGGTGGTGCAGGCCCTGAATCCGAATGAAGGAATCGCCGTGACCCAGCTGAGCCGGATGGCCGGCATGCAGCTTCATCCCTACGCCGCCCGCTACTAG
- a CDS encoding ABC transporter permease, which translates to MASELKVLFRRRRTWAMLLALAAIPVLIAVAVRLSSTVPPGRGPAFLDRITQNGLFVAVTAMLVSVPLFLPLTIGVVAGDTIAGEASLGTLRYLLVAPAGRVRLLLVKYAGALAFCVAAPVTVALAGTAIGASLFPIGPVTLLSGDVVQPPEAALRLVLIACYLSVSLAGLSAIGLFLSTLTVVPVGAMAATVVVSVVSQVLDQLPQLEWLHPWLFSHYWFGFGDILREPVLWDSFASNALLQAGYVAVFGALAYGRFVTKDVLS; encoded by the coding sequence CTGGCGTCCGAACTGAAGGTGCTGTTCCGCCGCCGGAGAACCTGGGCGATGCTGCTGGCACTGGCCGCGATACCGGTGCTGATCGCCGTCGCCGTCCGGCTTTCTTCCACGGTGCCGCCGGGGCGGGGGCCCGCTTTCCTGGACCGGATCACCCAGAACGGGCTCTTTGTGGCGGTCACCGCCATGCTGGTTTCGGTTCCCCTGTTCCTGCCCCTCACCATCGGGGTGGTTGCCGGCGACACGATCGCCGGCGAGGCGAGCCTTGGCACCCTGCGCTATCTCCTGGTGGCTCCTGCCGGGAGGGTGCGGCTGCTCCTGGTGAAGTACGCCGGTGCGCTGGCCTTCTGCGTCGCCGCGCCCGTTACCGTGGCCCTCGCGGGAACTGCGATTGGGGCCTCGCTGTTTCCTATCGGCCCGGTGACGCTGCTGTCCGGGGACGTGGTCCAACCACCGGAAGCGGCACTGCGGCTGGTGCTGATCGCGTGTTATCTCTCGGTGTCCCTTGCCGGTCTCTCGGCAATCGGCCTGTTCCTGTCCACCCTTACCGTGGTCCCTGTCGGTGCGATGGCGGCCACGGTGGTGGTGTCGGTGGTGTCACAGGTCCTGGACCAGTTGCCGCAGCTCGAGTGGCTGCACCCCTGGCTTTTCAGCCACTACTGGTTTGGCTTTGGAGATATCCTGCGGGAGCCTGTGCTGTGGGATTCGTTTGCCAGCAATGCCCTGCTGCAAGCCGGGTATGTGGCCGTGTTTGGCGCGCTGGCCTACGGGAGGTTCGTCACCAAGGATGTGCTCTCCTGA
- a CDS encoding universal stress protein: MGAEEMHPDPERDGGASSAPQGIVVGVDGSDHGQCALVWAAREAERRRRPLHIVTAYSVPIFAASGLDGGYATVDDSVIREGAEAIVKQALDKVAGYNIDVDASVENGDAAGVLLGLSETAELLVFGTRGRGGFVGRLLGSVSSALPAHAKCPTVTVPLICADRLGETTEDRRIKAEQAKSGHQRVENVVVVGVDGSEQARVAVLEAAAQAERLGATLRVICAVPQYSGSLAWVPAPMDRKALFADIQVQLDAGMAWLKSHYPHLPIESVLKDGSPVEVLVEESRHVELVVVGTRGRGGFAGMLLGSTSDGVLHHAKGPILVVPDREDPRLADRASFGPILGAA, translated from the coding sequence ATGGGCGCAGAAGAGATGCATCCGGACCCGGAGCGGGACGGCGGTGCCAGTTCTGCTCCGCAAGGGATTGTTGTGGGCGTGGACGGATCGGACCACGGCCAGTGCGCCCTTGTCTGGGCGGCACGCGAGGCGGAGCGCCGCCGTCGGCCCCTTCATATCGTGACCGCATATTCGGTGCCGATCTTCGCAGCGTCCGGACTGGACGGCGGCTACGCCACGGTGGATGACTCGGTCATCCGTGAAGGCGCCGAAGCCATCGTCAAGCAGGCCCTGGACAAAGTGGCCGGCTATAACATCGACGTCGATGCCTCGGTTGAGAACGGTGACGCGGCCGGGGTGCTGCTGGGGCTGTCCGAAACCGCCGAGCTCCTCGTTTTCGGAACCCGAGGCAGGGGTGGCTTTGTAGGGCGGCTTCTCGGTTCGGTCAGCAGCGCCCTGCCGGCCCACGCCAAGTGCCCCACCGTGACTGTCCCGCTGATCTGCGCCGACCGTCTCGGCGAAACCACCGAGGACAGGCGGATCAAGGCCGAGCAGGCCAAATCCGGGCACCAGCGCGTCGAGAACGTTGTGGTGGTGGGCGTAGACGGTTCCGAGCAGGCCCGCGTGGCAGTCCTGGAGGCTGCGGCCCAGGCCGAAAGGCTGGGAGCAACCCTGCGGGTCATTTGCGCGGTGCCGCAGTACAGCGGTTCGCTCGCCTGGGTGCCGGCGCCGATGGACCGCAAAGCGCTTTTTGCGGACATCCAGGTACAGCTGGATGCCGGCATGGCCTGGCTCAAAAGCCACTATCCCCACCTCCCCATCGAGTCCGTGCTGAAGGATGGTTCCCCCGTGGAGGTGCTGGTGGAGGAAAGCCGGCATGTCGAACTCGTGGTGGTGGGAACCCGTGGCCGCGGCGGCTTCGCCGGCATGCTCCTGGGTTCCACGTCGGATGGAGTTCTCCACCACGCCAAGGGCCCCATCCTGGTGGTGCCGGACCGGGAGGACCCACGGCTGGCGGACAGGGCCAGCTTCGGTCCCATCCTCGGCGCGGCTTAA
- a CDS encoding TIGR04222 domain-containing membrane protein: MEPTWGIEGADFLGWYLSIGLLLAATIFLVRLFTGGLIPVRPKVDPHTLLPLDLAYLSGGPFHAVAISHWVWTDHKAGRHGEEAEFLRANRLDPLLQAVAGPVLNSTASIRECLLDPAVSFQLRSRHQQLAGRGLLRSRGVMGFLRILKWVAIGFLALGVARIVAGMINGRDTAYLVGAVIAGVFLLFVLAVKIPTITHPGIKALRELRRENQDLRPGRKAGYDGVRPARVALGAALFGTAGLWIAAPAYASAMGIPAAGTAAGGGMYYGDSGSSSASSSSSGSSSCSSGSSGGCGGGGCGG, translated from the coding sequence GTGGAGCCGACATGGGGCATTGAGGGCGCGGATTTCCTGGGGTGGTATCTGAGCATTGGGCTGTTGCTGGCCGCCACCATTTTCCTGGTCCGGCTGTTCACCGGCGGTCTGATACCCGTTCGTCCAAAAGTTGACCCCCACACCCTCCTGCCGCTCGATCTGGCGTACCTGAGCGGCGGCCCGTTCCACGCCGTGGCAATCAGCCATTGGGTATGGACGGATCACAAGGCGGGGCGCCATGGCGAGGAAGCGGAGTTCCTGCGAGCAAACCGGCTGGACCCTTTGCTGCAGGCAGTTGCCGGTCCCGTGCTGAATTCCACTGCCTCCATCAGGGAGTGCCTGCTGGATCCGGCCGTTTCGTTCCAGCTCAGGTCCAGGCATCAACAGCTCGCCGGGCGGGGACTGCTGCGCAGCCGCGGAGTCATGGGTTTTCTGCGGATCCTGAAATGGGTTGCCATCGGGTTCCTGGCGCTGGGTGTTGCCCGGATCGTCGCAGGGATGATCAACGGCAGGGACACCGCGTATCTGGTGGGTGCGGTCATTGCGGGCGTCTTCCTGCTGTTTGTACTGGCCGTCAAGATCCCCACCATCACTCATCCAGGAATCAAGGCGCTGCGCGAACTGCGGCGCGAGAACCAGGACCTCCGGCCCGGCAGGAAAGCGGGCTACGACGGCGTTCGTCCCGCCCGGGTGGCACTTGGGGCGGCGCTCTTTGGCACAGCCGGGTTATGGATTGCGGCTCCGGCCTATGCCTCGGCCATGGGGATCCCCGCCGCAGGGACAGCCGCCGGCGGTGGAATGTACTACGGCGATTCCGGCTCATCCTCCGCATCCTCCTCATCGTCCGGAAGCTCCTCATGCAGCAGCGGCAGCAGCGGTGGCTGCGGCGGCGGCGGTTGTGGTGGTTGA
- a CDS encoding DUF692 domain-containing protein, with translation MAAAAAVVVVEAGLLQPGLGIGWRSSLAESIGRLNGLSFVEVVAENLHDHGSGIDVPPDLQQLVDGGSTAVAHGISLSLGSAAEVDQSRLAHLRRVGEAIRAPLVSEHIAFVRAGSPAPPGAPHADMLEAGHLLPVPRSLDSLLVLTANIRQAVDGLEVPLALEPIAALAEWPDNTMTEGQFLTELLERTDALLVLDVANVYANAVNHGRDPLAALLEFPLERIAYCHIAGGSVMDGLYQDTHQDPVPREVLELGGELLQSTGPVPLMLERDGKFPPEAVFFAELDAIADAAGLPRVTPGATAGQLPE, from the coding sequence GTGGCTGCGGCGGCGGCGGTTGTGGTGGTTGAGGCAGGACTGCTTCAGCCGGGCCTGGGCATCGGCTGGCGTTCCAGCCTGGCAGAGTCCATTGGCCGCCTGAACGGCCTGTCTTTCGTTGAGGTTGTGGCCGAGAACCTGCATGATCATGGTTCCGGAATAGACGTGCCTCCTGACCTCCAACAGCTGGTCGACGGCGGCAGCACCGCCGTCGCGCATGGAATCTCACTGTCGCTGGGCTCGGCCGCAGAGGTGGACCAGTCCCGCCTGGCGCATTTGCGCCGGGTGGGGGAGGCCATCCGGGCGCCCCTGGTCAGCGAACACATTGCGTTCGTGCGGGCCGGGAGTCCTGCCCCGCCGGGGGCCCCGCATGCGGACATGCTCGAGGCCGGCCATCTGCTGCCGGTGCCGCGGAGCCTTGACTCGCTATTGGTGCTGACGGCCAACATCCGGCAGGCTGTGGACGGGCTGGAGGTTCCGCTGGCACTGGAACCCATCGCGGCGCTGGCCGAGTGGCCGGACAACACCATGACCGAGGGCCAGTTCCTGACCGAGCTGCTGGAACGGACAGACGCTTTGCTGGTGCTCGACGTCGCGAACGTGTATGCCAATGCAGTGAACCATGGCCGCGACCCGCTTGCGGCGTTGCTTGAGTTTCCGCTTGAGCGCATCGCCTATTGCCACATTGCGGGAGGAAGCGTGATGGACGGTCTCTACCAGGACACCCATCAGGACCCGGTCCCGCGGGAGGTCCTGGAACTCGGCGGCGAACTCCTTCAATCGACAGGACCCGTGCCGCTGATGCTCGAACGCGACGGCAAGTTCCCTCCCGAAGCGGTGTTTTTTGCCGAGCTGGACGCCATCGCCGACGCCGCAGGCCTGCCCCGTGTCACCCCCGGTGCAACGGCCGGGCAGCTTCCGGAATGA